ATCACGGCGCCGGCCGCCGCGGTCACGCTGGCGTTCCTGCTCGGCCTCGCCATCGTGGCGGGGCGCGGCCTCGGTCCACTGCGGGACTCCTCCGTCGACACCGAGCTGTCCGAGGCGCTCGCGCCCGCCGCCGCGGCCGTGTCCGCCGGGCAGCCGCCGGCGCCGTCGGACGGGGTCACCCTGCGCGTGCTCGACACCGCGGGCGCGCCGGTCGACGGGGGCCCGGCGGCCACGCTCGGGCCGGGTGACGTGCGTGCGCTCAAGGCGGGGCAGTCGGTGACCGTGGACCGGATGCGGTGGCTGGGCTCGGTGGTGACCGCGCCGGACGGGCAGCTGCGGCTGGTCGCGGCCGGGACCGGGCTGGTGGGCCAGCGCGCGGCCGTGCAGAAAGCGGCGACCTGGTTGCTGTGGGCGGCCGGGATCGGCGCGGCGCTCGCCGCGATCGCGACCTGGCTCGTGGTGCGGTTCGCGTTGCGGCGCGTGAGCCGCCTGCGTCGCACCGTCCGTGCGCTGCCGCCGGGGCAGCGGGTGCCGCTGCCCGAGGCCGACGACGAGCTGCGTGCGCTGGCGGCGGACTTCAACGCGTTGCTGGCGCGGCAGGAGGAGGCGGCGCAGCGGCTGCGGCGGTTCACCGGCGACGCCGCGCACGAGCTGCGCTCGCCGGTCGCGTCGATCCGCGTGCAGGCCGAGGTCGCCGTCGCGAACCCCGATCCGGAGCTGGCGCAGGAGACGCTGGCCGACGTCCTCGCCGAGGCCGAGCGGTTGTCCGCGCTGCTGGACGGGCTGCTGACGCTGGCGCGGTCGGACGCCGGGGAGCTGCCGCCCGCCGAAGCGGTGGAACTGCTCACCGAGGCGCGCGCGGCCGCGGACCGGCTGCCGCCCGGATCGCCCGCCGTGCGCGTGACCGGGGTGGTCGGGCAGGCGTGGGCGCACGCGGCGCACTCCGAGGTGGAGCTGGTGCTGAACAACCTGCTGCGCAACGCCTGCCGGTACGCGTCCTCGCAGATCGTGGTGTCGGTGCTGCCCGGGCACTCCACGGTGCGGCTGGTCGTGGACGACGACGGGCCGGGCATCCCGCCCGGTCATCGCGACCGCGTGTTCGACCGGTTCTACCGGGTGGGCGACGACCGGGCTCGCACCTCCGGCGGCACCGGGCTCGGGCTGGCGATGGTCGCCGAAGCGGTGCGGCGGCGCGGCGGTCGGGTGTCCGTCGGCGAGTCGCCCGAGGGCGGTGCCCGCTTCCAGATCGTCTGGCGATCGGCCGGTAACGTCTCCACCTCGTGAAGGTGATCGTGGGAGCGGCCATCGTGCGGGGCCGGTCCCTGCTCGCCCAGCAGCGCGCGTACCCGCGCGAGGTGGCCGGGCTGTGGGAACTGCCCGGCGGCCGCGTCGAACCCGGCGAGTCCGAAGTGGACGCGTTGCGGCGGGAGTGCCGCGAGGAGCTCGGGGTGGACGTCGTGGTCGGCTCGCGCGTGGGACCGGACGTGCCGCTGCGGGCCGGGCTGGTGCTGCGGGTGTTCGCCGCTTCGCTGACCGACGAGCGCGCCCGGCCCGAGGCGCTGGACCACAAGGCATTGCGCTGGCTCGACGCGGACGGCCTGGACGGCGTCGAGTGGCTGCCCGCGGACCTCGAACTGCTCCCGGACCTGCGGCGGTTGCTGGCCTGAGTCAGCGTCCCGTGGCGCCGTCGATCAGTTCACGCAGGATGTCGGCGTGCCCGGCGTGACGCCCGGTCTCCTCGATCAAGTGAGTGAGGGTCCAGCGCAGGGACGGCGCCGGGCCACGCCGCCCGCCCGGACGCGGCCCGGGCGCGGCCAGGTCCGGGCAGGCGGCGATGACCTCGTCGCCGCGGGCCGTGGTCTCCCGGTAGGCGCGGAGGATGTCGTCGGCGGTCTCGTCCGGTTCCGGGCGGAAGGTGGCCGCCCAGTCGCCTGCCGGCTGGCCGAGGAGCCAGTGGCGTTCGACGTGGGTGAGGTGCTTGACGAGGCCGAGCAGGTTCGTCCCGGACGGCACCCCGGGGGTGCGGGCCTGCGGTTCCGGGACGCCCTGGGCCTTCGCGACCACCGCGGCGCGCAGGTAGGCGAGGAAGCCTGCCAGCACGTCCTTCTCCCCGGGGCCGGTCCTCGGCGGGCGGGTGTCACGACGGCGCGCTGTGGGAGGCATGGCCGCCACCCTGGCACGGGCTCTACCCGGTCGGCACGGAAATTTGCCGGATCAGCAAGGCCGGGTCACATTCCCGCGCCGATGAGCCGCATCGCCGAGGTCAGGCGGTGCTCGCCGCGTTCGGCGGCCCGGCTCGCGCCCTCCTTGCGGATCCGCGCCAGCTCCGCCGGGTCCGCCAGCAGCTCCAGCGTCCGCTCCCGGATCGGGCGTAGTGTCTCGACCACCGCCTCCGCCACGGCTTCCTTCAGCGCTCCGTAGGACGAGAACTCCGCCGCCACGTCCGCGGGCCGCTCGCCCCGGCAGCCGGCCAGGATCTCCAGCAGGTTCGCGACCCCGGGACGCTCTTCCGGCGCGTACTCGACCCCGGTGAGCCCGTCGGTGACCGCGCGCCGCACCTTGCGCCGGATCAGGTCCGGCTCGTCCAGCACGAACACCACCCCGGCCGCGTCCCGGGCCGACTTCGACATCTTCCGCGCCGGGTCGCTCAGGTCCCGCACCCGCGCGCCCGTCGGCGGCAGCACTGGCCGCGGCACCGTGAACACCTCGCCGTAGGTGCCGTTGAACCGCCTGGCCAGCGCCCGCGCCAGCTCCACGTGCTGGTTCTGGTCCTCGCCGACCGGCACTTCCGCCGCGCCCTGCAGCAGGATGTCGGCGGCCATCAGCACCGGGTAGGTCAGCAGGCTCAGCCGCACCCCCGGCTGGCCACTGCCCTTCTCCTTGAACTGGATCATCCGCGCGGCCTCGCCGTAGCTGCAGGTGCACTCCAGGATCCAGGTCAGCGCGCCCAGCTCGCGGGACAGGTCCGACTGCACGAAAACGCGCTCGGCGGGGATCCCGGCCGCCACCAGGATGGCCAGCATCTCGCTGGTCCGGCCGCGCAGCTTGCCCGGGTTGTGCGTGGTCGTCATGGCGTGCAGGTCGGATACGAAGTACAGGTCGTCCGGCCCGCCGTCGGTCACCCAGCGCTGGATCGCGCCCAGGTGGTTGCCGAGGTGGGTGTGGCCGGACGGGGTGATCCCGGAAATTCGCATCGGTTGCTTCCTCGGGTCGGTGGCCACCCCCGCCACGGCCCCGGGAACGACGAAGGCCGCCTGCGCGGGCGGCCTTGTCGTGGGTTTCAGCGCACGTCGGAGGGACCGCCTGCGGGCGGCCACCAGAAGTTCACGATCGTACGCACGCGGACAGCGTAGCAGCGCCCGAAAGTAATATCCACATTGCCTTCCGGAAAGCAATTCTTTGGAATGTCGAACCGCTGTTGCACAGATTACTGGCAAATGGCTGAGAATTGTTTCCCGGGGGTCCTCGCCGGGGCTACCGTGAAGGCATGTACATCGTGCTGATCGACTACACGGCCCCGGTGGAGGAAGTCGACTACTACCTGGCCGACCACGCGAAATGGCTGGACCGGCACTTCCGGTCGGGCGAGTTCCTGACGGCCGGCCGGCGCACGCCGCATTCCGGTTGCGTCATCATCACGCGGCCGATGCCGCGGGTGAAATTGGAGGCGATTCTGGCCTCCGACCCGTTCCACCTGCGCCGCCTCGCGCGACACGAAATCGTCGAATTCGGCGCCACCCGCACCGCGCCGGAACTCCGCTTGGTGAACGAGGCGCTGGCCGTCTAGGCCGCCTTCTTGATGTCCGCCTTCGCTCGCTGGAGTGCGAGGACCGGGCACTTCTTGCAGCGGGGCTTCGAGCGGCAGCACTTCTTCTTGACCTTGCCCGCCTTCATGAGCTTGCGGACGACCTTGCGCGGGTCCGCGTCCTTCTTGCCCAAAACCACCACTCCACGACTCGGGGGTGCCCTCAGGTTAGGTGAGCCTAAGTGATCATCCACCGTGGCACTGGTCACAATGTGGTACCGGGTATCCTGAACGGGATCGCGTATGCCAAAGCGGGCCCGCGATTCATCCCTTCGAAATGTTCAGGAGCCCTCGCGTGCCCACAGCAACCGCCGAGAAGGTCCGCACCGACCTCCGCAACGTCGCCATCGTCGCGCACGTCGACCACGGGAAGACCACCCTGGTCGACGCCATGCTGCGGCAGTCCGGCGCCTTCGGCGAACGTGCCGAGCTCGTCGACCGCGTGATGGACTCGGGCGAGCTGGAACGTGAGAAGGGCATCACGATCCTCGCCAAGAACACCGCCATCCGCCGCGAGACCGCCGACGGCCCGGTCACCATCAACGTGATCGACACCCCCGGCCACGCCGACTTCGGCGGCGAGGTCGAGCGCGGCCTGTCCATGGTGGACGGCGTCCTGCTGCTGGTCGACGCCAGCGAGGGGCCGCTGCCGCAGACCCGGTTCGTGCTGCGCAAGACCCTGCAGGCCGGCTTGCCGGTCGTGCTGGTGGTCAACAAGGTCGACCGCCCGGACGCCCGCATCGCCGAGGTCGTCGAGGAGACCCACGACCTGCTGCTCGATCTGGCCGGCGACATCGAGGATGCCGACCTGGACGCGGTCCTCGACCTGCCGGTGATCTACGCCTCCGCGCGGGCGGGCAAGGCGAGCCTGGAGCAGCCCGCCGACGGCGCCCTGCCGGACAGCGAGAACCTCGACCCGCTGTTCGACGTCCTGCTGCGCCACGTGCCGCCGCCGAAGGCCGACCCGGACAGCCCGCTGCAGGCCCTGGTCACCAACCTCGACGCGTCGAACTTCCTCGGCCGCATCGCGCTCATCCGCATCCACGCCGGCAAGCTCCGCAAGGGCCAGACCGTCGCGTGGCTGCGCGAGGACGGCTCGGTGCAGAACGTCCGGATCTCGGAGCTGCTGGTCACCGAGGCCCTGGAGCGGGTGCCCGCGCAGGAGGCCTCGGCCGGTGACCTGGTCGCCATCGCGGGCATCCCGGACATCACGATCGGGGACACGCTGGCCGACGTCGAGAACCCGGTGGCGCTGCCCCGGATCACCGTCGACGAGCCGGCCATCTCGATGACGATCGGCGTGAACACCTCGCCGCTGGCCGGCCGCAACGGCGGCGACAAGGTCACCGCGCGCCTGGTCAAGGCCCGGCTGGACCAGGAGCTGATCGGCAACGTGTCGATCCGCGTCCTGCCCACCGAGCGCCCGGACACCTGGGAGGTCCAGGGCCGTGGCGAGCTGGCGCTGGCGATCCTGGTCGAGCAGATGCGCCGCGAGGGCTTCGAGCTGACCGTCGGCAAGCCGCAGGTGGTCACCAAGACCATCGACGGCAAGCTGCACGAGCCGTTCGAGCGGCTCACGCTGGACATCCCCGAGGAGCATCTCGGCGCGGTCACCCAGCTGCTCGCCGCCCGCAAGGGCCGCATGGAGGACATGAGCGGGCACGGCACCGGCCGCATCAAGCTGGAGTTCGTGCTGCCCGCGCGTGGCCTGATCGGGTTCCGCACCGACTTCCTGACCGAGACCCGCGGCACCGGCATCGCGAACCACGTGTTCGAGGGCTACCACCCGTGGGCGGGCGAGATCCGCACGCGGCACAGCGGTTCGCTGGTCGCCGACCGGTCCGGACCGGTCACCTCCTACGCGATGATCCAGCTCGCCGACCGCGGCACGTTCTTCGTCGAGCCGGGCGCCGAGGTGTACGAGGGCATGGTCGTGGGCGAGAACCCGCGCGCCGAGGACCTCGACATCAACATCACCAAGGAGAAGAAGCTCACCAACATGCGCTCCTCCACCGGCGACGAGCTGGAGCGCCTCGCGCGCCCGCGCAAGCTGGGCCTGGAGGAGGCGCTGGAGTTCTGCGCCGCCGACGAATGCGTCGAGGTGGCGCCGAACGCGGTGCGCGTGCGGAAGGTGACGCTGGAGATCACGCAGCGGGCCAAGGAGCGTTCGCGCGCCAAGTCGCGCGGCTGAGTTCGCCGGGCCGGGGGACGTCCATCGCGGTGGGCGTCCCCCGTCTCGTTTTCCGGGGGAACCACGACACGCTCAGCAACGTCCACCTTTCGGCGGTACCTGATCCGGTGACAGCGAGTCCCGGCCGGTCTGGCAATCTCGGTACCGCGGCTACAGGCCTTGTGACACCATCATGGGCTCATCAGGGGAGGCAGCGTGCGGGGAAGCGGTAAAGCGGCGGCACTGGTCACGGTGCTGCTGACCGCGTTGGCCGCCTGCACCAGCACCCCGCCACCGCCGGTCGTGACGTCGCCGGTGGCCCAGTCGTCGAGCCCGGCGGCGCCGACGGCATCGCAGATCGTGATCGGCGTCGACGACATCGCGGGCGGTTACAACCCGCACAACCTGGCCGACCAGTCCACGATCACCACGGCGCTGTCGCAGATGCTGCTGCCGTCGGTGTTCCGGCCCGACGCCAACGGCGAGAACCAGCTCGACACGACGCTGATGCGCTCGGCCGAGGTCACCTCGACCGACCCGTTCACGGTCACCTACCTGATCCGGCAGGACGCCTCGTGGTCCGACGGCGCGCCGATCGCGGTGGAGGACTTCGTCTACCTCGCCGAGGCCATGCGCGACCAGCCCGGTGTCGTGCAGCCCGCCGGGTACCGGCTGATCAGCAACATCCAGCCCAGCGAGGGCGGCAAGGGCGTCCAGGTGACGTTCTCCGAGCCGTACCCGGGCTGGCAGACGCTGTTCTCGAACCTGCTGCCGCAGCACCTGCTCAAGGACGCGCCGGGCGGCTGGCAGGGCGCGCTGCAGGACAGCTTCCCGGCCTACGGCGGGCCGTTCTCGATCAAGACGCGGGACAACGCGCGCGGTGAGATCATCCTGGAGCGCAACGAGCGCTACTGGGACAAGCCGGCCGCGGTAGATCAGATCGTGCTGCGCCGGTCCGACGCCACCGGCCTGGCGGGCGCCCTGCGCAGCGGCAACGACCAGTTCGTCATGTCCCGCACCGACAGCGCCGGCCTGAACCAGTTCCAGGTGCTCGGGCCGAGTGTCCAGCTGAGCACGGTGGCCAGCCCGCGGGTGGCCGAGGTGCTGCTGCGCCCGGCGAACGGCCCGCTCGTGGACGACCAGGTGCGCGAGGCCGTGTCGGCGATCATCGACCGGAACAAGCTGATCGACGAGGGCACCGGGGGCGGCCCGTCGGCCGGGCTGCGGGCCGACGCGCAGGTGCGGTGGCCCTCGCAGGCCGGCTACGCGCCGACGATCCCCGCCGGTTACGGCGTGCCGGACCCGGCGAAGGCGGAGTCGCTGCTGACCGCGGCGGGCTACGTCAAGGAAGCCGGCATCTGGCGCAAGGACGGCAGGGCGCTCACGCTGGTCGTCGCGTCGCCGGGGCAGCAGGAGCCGTACGCGAGCATGGCGAAGGAGCTGAGCAACCAGCTCATCGCGGCCGGTATCCAGGTGAACACGCTGAACGCCCAGCCGCGCGACCTGTTCGCCAACCTGCTGGCGTTGCCGGTGAGCCAGGGCTCGACCGCCCCCACGGGCAACACGAACGCCGTGGGCGTCGACATCGCGGTGGTGCCGCTCCCGGTGGGTGGCGACGCGGCAACGGTGCTGGCCTCGACGTTCGGTTGCCGTCCCGGACAGTCCACGCCGTCGGCGAACGTGGCCGTGATCCCGGCGAACCCGGCCGCCGTCTGCGACGAAAACCTGCAGACGACGATCGAAGAGGCGCTGACCGGGGAGAAGCCACTAACCGACGCGCTGGCCGAGCTGGAGCCGAAGCTGTGGGCGCAGCACACGGTGCTGCCGTTGTTCCAGCTGGCCGACACACTCGCCACCGGGCAGGGCATCTCCGGGATGACCGCGGGCCCGCCGCTGCTCGGCCCGTTCAGCGAAGCCGTGAACTGGACCCGCAGCCCCCGCTGACCCCGCAACGACGAAGGCCCCCGGCGGAACCGGGGGCCTTCTTCTCGCACAAAACAGAACACAACCGCGACCCGGCAACGAAACACACCAACCGCCCGAGCCACCCCTCTCCCGCAACCCGATCCCCAGCCAAATCGGTTGCCGAGCCACCGGGTCAAGGCACGCTTTCCCGCCTTGACGCGGTGTCTCGGCAACCGAACACTGAAAGATCGGGTTCGGGAGGACTCTCTCGATCGGGGCGTAGCGAAGCGAAGCCGGCGATCGAGCCACCCGCGTAGCGGAGATCAGATCAACTGCCGCGCCTGCGCATAATGGCAAGCCGCCGGGTGACCCTGCCCGCGGTCGACGAGCAACGGCTCCTCGTCGATGCACTTCGAGCGCTCCGCGTCGCTCAACTCGTTCGCGAACTTCGGGCACCGCGTCCGGAACCGGCAGCCGCTCGGCGGGTTCGCCGGGCTCGGCACGTCACCGGTGATCACGATGCGCTCCCGCGAGCGTTCCTTGCGCGGGTCGGGCACCGGGATCGCCGAAATCAGCGCCTGCGTGTACGGGTGCGCCGGGTTCTCGAACAGCTCCTCCGACGGCGCCGTCTCGACGATCTTGCCCAGGTACATCACCGCGATGCGGTTGGCGATGTGCCGGACCACGGACAGGTCGTGCGACACGAACAGGTACGACAGCCCGAACTCCGACTGCAGGTCCTGCAGCAGGTTCAGCACACCGGCCTGGATGGACACGTCCAGCGCCGACACCGGCTCGTCCAGCACCAGCAGCTTCGGCTGCAGAGCGAGCGCCCGCGCGATGCCGATGCGCTGCCGCTGGCCGCCGGAGAACTCGTGCGGGTACCGGTTGCCGTGCTCGGGCCGCAGGCCGACCGTGGCGAGCAGCTCGCGCACCCGCTCCCGGCCGCCCTTTTCGTACAGGTTGTGGATCCGCAGCGGCTCCGCGATGATCTCGTTGACCGGCATGCGCGGGTCCACCGAGGCGTACGGGTCCTGGAACACGATCTGCATCTGCCTGCGCAGGCGCTGCATGTCCTTGCGGTTCAGCTTGTGCAGCTCGGTGCCTTCGAAGCGCACCTCGCCCGCGGTGGCCGGCTGCAAGTTCAGCACCACCCGCGCGGTGGTCGACTTCCCGCACCCCGACTCGCCGACGAGCGCGAGGGTCTCCCGCTCGTAGATGTCGAACGACACCCCGGACACGGCCTGGACCTCGCCGATCTGGCGCCGGATCAGCCCGCCGCTGCGTACCGGGAAGTGCTTGACGACGTCGCGGGCCGACAGCACCGGGGTCCGCTGGTCCTGCTCGGGCAGCACGCCGGCTGCGCTCTCGCTCATTCGGTCTTCTCCCCGGGGGTCACCGCGGCCACCGCGTCGACGTCGTCGACCGAGGTGGGGTTGAACAGATCAGTGGCTTCGCGGCCGGCCAGCTGGTCGCTGAAGTGGCAGGCCGCCTTGTGCAGACCGTCGGTGGTCGGCGCGAGCACCGGCTCCTCCCGGTCGCAGATGTCCTGCGCCATCGGGCAGCGCGGGCTGAACGGGCAGCCCGGCGGCATGTTGACCACCGAGGGCGGCGAACCCGCGATCGGGGTGAGCCGGTCGGTCTTGATGTCCAGCCGCGGCAGGCTGCCGAGCAGGCCCAGCGTGTAGGGCATGCGCGGGGTGTAGAAGATGTCGTCGACCGTGCCTGCCTCGACCACCTTGCCCGCGTACATGACCTGCACCCGGTCGGCCTGCCCGGCGATGACGCCGAGGTCGTGGGTGATCAGCACCATCGCGGCGCCGGTCTCCTGCTTCGCCGCCTGCAGCGCGTCCAGCACCTGCGCCTGCACGGTCACGTCCAGCGCGGTCGTCGGCTCGTCGGCGATGATCACCTCGGGCCGGTTGGCGATCGCGATCGCGATCACCACGCGCTGCCGCATACCGCCGGAGAGCTGGTGCGGGTACTCGGTGGCCCGCTGCTGCGGGTTCGGGATGCGCACCAGGTCCAGCAGCTCCACGGCCTGCTTGCGGGCCACGTCCCTGCGCACGTCGTGGTGCGCGGTGATGGCCTCGGCGATCTGGTCGCCCACCGGGTAGACCGGGTTCAACGACGTCATCGGGTCCTGGAAGACCATCGCGATGCCGCTGCCGCGGACCCGCGTCATCTGCTTCTCGGACAGCTCCAGCAGGTTGCGGCCCTTGAAGTTGATCGTGCCCTTGACGCGCGCCGAACGGGGCAGCAGGCCCATGATCGCCAGCGAGGTCACCGACTTGCCGGAGCCGGATTCACCGACGACGCCCAGCACCTCACCGCGGCCGAGCTGGTAGCTCACACCGCGCACGGCCTGCACCAGGCCGTCGTCGCTGGGGAACTGGACGGTGAGGTCCTCCACCGAGAGGACGGGGTCGGCCGTCGTCTGGGAGTCGAACGAGGTCATGCGCGCACCTTCGTCTGCTGGGGGTCGAACGCGTCGCGGAGCCCGTCCCCGATGAAGTTGATCGTCAGCGCGATCAGGATGATGAACAGGCCCGGGAAGTAGAACAGCCACGGGCGGGTGTCGACCGCCGTCTGCGCGCTGCTCACCAGCAGGCCGAGCGAGGTGTCCGGCGGCCGCACACCGAAGCCGAGGAACGACAGCGCGGTCTCCAGCAGGATGCCGATGGACACCAGGATCGTCGCGTTCACGATCACCGAGCCGAGCGCGTTGGGCACCAGGTGCCGGAAGATGATCCGCCCGTCACCCGCGCCGAGCGCGCGGGCCGCCTCGATGAACTCCTTCTCCCGCAGCGACAGCACCACACCGCGCGCGACCCGGGACACGTAGGCCCAGTACAGGCCGGCGATGACGACCGCGATGAGCCACCAGCTGCCGCCCGCGTTGTGGCCGAGCACGGCCGCGACGGCCAGCAGCGGCAGGGTCAGCACCAGGTCGGCGATGCGCATCAGCACCGTGTCGATCCAGCCGCGGTAGTAGCCGGCGACCGCGCCCCAGATCGTGCCGACGACCGTGGAGAAGATCGCGACCAGCACGGAGATCTGCAGCGAGATCTGGGTGCCGCGGAGCACCTGGGCCAGCATGTCCTTGCCGACCGCGTCGGTGCCGAACGGGTGCGCCAGCGACGGCGCCTCGGAGTTGTCCGGCGTGATGTCCTCGGGCCCGTACTTCCAGAGCCAGCCGCCGACGTAGGCCAGCAGCACGATCACGATCAGCAGGATCAGGCTCGCCACGGCCAGCCGGTGCTGCAGGAACCGGCGCAGCACCAGCTGGAACTGGCCGCGCTCCTGGACGGTGAACTCGCGCTCGACGGTGCCCTTGGGGCTGTCCTGCAGCTGGGCCGTCGCGGTGGTTTCGGTGGTCGAAGGCTCAGGCATGGCGGATCCTCGGGTCGAGCACGCCGTACAGCAGGTCGGCGACAAGGTTGAACAGGATGACGAAGGTCGCCGAGATCAGCAGCCAGGCCTCGACGGCGTACACGTCGCTCTGCGCGATGGCGTCGAGCAGGAAGGTACCCGCGCCCTGCCACTGGAACACCTTCTCGGTCACCACGGCGCCGGAGATGATGGACGCCAGGTCCAGCGCGGTGACGGTGGTGAGCGGGATGAGGGCGTTGCGCAGCGCGTGCCGCCGCATCACGACGCCGCGGGACAGGCCCTTGGCGCGGGCGAGCCGCACGTAGTCGCTGTTGAGCACCTCGAGCATCGACCCGCGCTGGAAGCGGCTCCAGGAGGCGTAGGAGATCAGCGCCAGCGAGATGGTCGGCAGGATCATGTGCCCCAGCACGTCGCCGAGGTGCGCCCAGAAGCCGCCCTGCACGTAGATCGAACTCGCGCCGATCGTGTAGAAGACCTGGTCGCCGACGGTGTTGTTGATGTTGATGCCGGCCTGCTTCAGGAGCACCGCGAGCCAGAACGCGGGCATCGACAGGAAGAGGAAGCCGAAGAAGGTCGCCGTGTAGTCCAGCTTGGAGTACTGCTTCACGGCGCTGACGGCGCCGACGACGATCGCCAGGATCAGCGCGATGACCATCGCGAGGAAGATCAGGCGGAACGTGACGCCGAAGCGGGAGATGACCTCCGACCCGATGTCCATCGTCGAGTTGACGGACGGGCCGAAGTCGCCGCGGAAGATGCCGGTGATCCAGTTCCAGTATCGCTCCATCAGCGGCTGGTCCAGGTGCAGCCGGTGGGTCTCGGCGGCGATGGTCTGCGGTGGCGGTGGCGGATTTCGGGTGATGAGGTTGCTGAGCGGGTTGGCCGACAGCGACACCATCACGAAGACGACGAACGTCGACAAGATGAGGATCGGCACCGACACGAGCAGCCGGCGCAATGCGAAGGCGAGCATGGAGGTCTTCCTGCTGAAGTTCGACCAGCACGCCGCTCGTGACGGCGGAACCGGGCGGCGCGACCTGTCTAGTTGTGGTGGTTTCGTGCGGTTAGGGGGTGGGGGAGACCGGCGTCGCCGGCCTCCCCCACCGAATTACTTCTCAGTAATGTACTCCGGCTCGGCTGGTCAGCCCTTCCGGATGCCCCATTCCTGCATGTTGTAGACCGGCCCGTCGAGGGTCGAGTTGTTGCGGATGTTGGCGATGTTGTCGTACGACGCGATGAAGGTCGGCTTCTGGTACAGCGGAAGCACGTACGCGTCGTCGGCCATGATCTGGTCGGCCTGGTTGAGCAGTTCCGACGCCTTCGCCTGGTCGGTCTCGGCGTTGGCCTGCGCGATCAGGTTGTCGACCTGGGTGTTGCTGTACTCGCCGTAGTTGCTCTCCGAACCGGTGGTCCAGTTCTGCTGCGCACCGGAGAACGGGAACGGCGAGGCGACCCACGCGAACACGATCACGTCGAAGTCGCCGTTGCTGGTGGTGTCACCGAGGTCGTCGGTGGGGATGATGTCCACCTTGACGCCCAGCTGGCTCGCGGCCTGCTGGAACAGCTCGCACTCGTTCTGGCGGATCTGGTTGC
The window above is part of the Amycolatopsis thermoflava N1165 genome. Proteins encoded here:
- a CDS encoding ABC transporter permease, whose amino-acid sequence is MPEPSTTETTATAQLQDSPKGTVEREFTVQERGQFQLVLRRFLQHRLAVASLILLIVIVLLAYVGGWLWKYGPEDITPDNSEAPSLAHPFGTDAVGKDMLAQVLRGTQISLQISVLVAIFSTVVGTIWGAVAGYYRGWIDTVLMRIADLVLTLPLLAVAAVLGHNAGGSWWLIAVVIAGLYWAYVSRVARGVVLSLREKEFIEAARALGAGDGRIIFRHLVPNALGSVIVNATILVSIGILLETALSFLGFGVRPPDTSLGLLVSSAQTAVDTRPWLFYFPGLFIILIALTINFIGDGLRDAFDPQQTKVRA
- a CDS encoding ABC transporter permease, with amino-acid sequence MLAFALRRLLVSVPILILSTFVVFVMVSLSANPLSNLITRNPPPPPQTIAAETHRLHLDQPLMERYWNWITGIFRGDFGPSVNSTMDIGSEVISRFGVTFRLIFLAMVIALILAIVVGAVSAVKQYSKLDYTATFFGFLFLSMPAFWLAVLLKQAGININNTVGDQVFYTIGASSIYVQGGFWAHLGDVLGHMILPTISLALISYASWSRFQRGSMLEVLNSDYVRLARAKGLSRGVVMRRHALRNALIPLTTVTALDLASIISGAVVTEKVFQWQGAGTFLLDAIAQSDVYAVEAWLLISATFVILFNLVADLLYGVLDPRIRHA
- a CDS encoding ABC transporter ATP-binding protein, with translation MTSFDSQTTADPVLSVEDLTVQFPSDDGLVQAVRGVSYQLGRGEVLGVVGESGSGKSVTSLAIMGLLPRSARVKGTINFKGRNLLELSEKQMTRVRGSGIAMVFQDPMTSLNPVYPVGDQIAEAITAHHDVRRDVARKQAVELLDLVRIPNPQQRATEYPHQLSGGMRQRVVIAIAIANRPEVIIADEPTTALDVTVQAQVLDALQAAKQETGAAMVLITHDLGVIAGQADRVQVMYAGKVVEAGTVDDIFYTPRMPYTLGLLGSLPRLDIKTDRLTPIAGSPPSVVNMPPGCPFSPRCPMAQDICDREEPVLAPTTDGLHKAACHFSDQLAGREATDLFNPTSVDDVDAVAAVTPGEKTE